A single region of the Oscillatoria salina IIICB1 genome encodes:
- a CDS encoding pyridoxal-phosphate-dependent aminotransferase family protein codes for MEDKQMLMIPGPTPVPERVLLAMAKHPIGHRSPEFSNLIAECNELLQWLHQTQSDVLTLTVSGTGAMEAGIINFLSRGDRVLVGCNGKFGERWAQVSEAFGLQVEKITAEWGKPLDTEEFKAKLEADTEKEIKAVILTHSETSTGVLNDLQTINSYVKNHGEALIIVDAVTSLGAFDLPIDEWGLDVVASGSQKGYMIPPGLGFVAVSQKAWSAYETATLPKFYLDLGKYKKANAKNSTPFTPPVNLMFGLQAALRMMKAEGLSNIFARHQRMTQATRAGVKALGLSLFAPDEAASTAVTAVVPAAVEAEKIRSVMKKQFDIEMAGGQDHLKGKIFRIGHLGFVSDRDVVTVLSALSATLTELGADNIHSSAGIEAAAKVFASA; via the coding sequence ATGGAAGATAAGCAAATGTTAATGATTCCTGGACCGACACCAGTACCAGAAAGGGTTTTGCTGGCAATGGCAAAGCATCCGATTGGGCATCGCAGTCCGGAATTTAGTAACTTAATTGCTGAGTGTAATGAGTTATTGCAGTGGTTACATCAAACCCAAAGTGATGTGCTGACTTTAACTGTAAGCGGTACAGGGGCAATGGAAGCGGGCATTATTAACTTCCTGAGTCGGGGCGATCGCGTTTTGGTCGGCTGTAATGGTAAGTTTGGCGAGCGCTGGGCGCAAGTGAGTGAGGCTTTTGGCTTACAGGTAGAAAAAATTACGGCTGAGTGGGGTAAGCCTCTGGATACTGAGGAATTTAAAGCTAAGTTGGAAGCTGATACGGAAAAGGAAATTAAGGCAGTAATTCTGACTCATTCGGAAACTTCTACAGGCGTTCTTAATGATTTACAGACTATTAACAGTTATGTGAAAAACCACGGCGAGGCTTTAATCATTGTCGATGCTGTTACCAGTTTGGGAGCGTTTGATTTACCGATTGATGAGTGGGGTTTGGATGTAGTCGCTTCTGGTTCCCAAAAAGGCTATATGATTCCTCCAGGTTTGGGTTTTGTGGCAGTCAGTCAGAAGGCTTGGTCTGCTTATGAAACTGCGACATTACCGAAGTTTTACTTAGATTTGGGTAAATACAAAAAAGCTAATGCCAAGAATAGCACTCCTTTTACACCGCCTGTAAATTTAATGTTTGGTTTGCAAGCGGCTTTACGGATGATGAAAGCTGAGGGGTTGTCAAATATTTTTGCTCGTCACCAACGAATGACTCAGGCGACTCGTGCAGGTGTGAAAGCTTTGGGTTTAAGTTTATTTGCTCCTGACGAAGCGGCGAGTACGGCAGTTACGGCGGTTGTTCCCGCAGCAGTAGAAGCTGAGAAAATTCGTTCAGTGATGAAAAAGCAGTTTGATATTGAGATGGCAGGCGGACAAGACCATTTAAAAGGTAAAATTTTCCGTATCGGTCATTTAGGCTTCGTCAGCGATCGCGACGTAGTG